In the Kitasatospora terrestris genome, one interval contains:
- a CDS encoding Gfo/Idh/MocA family oxidoreductase: MLDIRRQSAEVRTGIVGTGFIGRIHARAVRQAGARLVGVAGADRDDAIRGAEAVGAEKAFDSAEELIGSGLIDVLHVCTPNHLHAPIALKALDAGLAVICEKPLATDAATAALMAERAHDTGAVAAVPFVYRFHPMVREARARLAGLGRISLVQGGYLQDWLLESSDDNWRIDPAKGGPGRTIGDIGSHWFDLVEFVTGDRITRVCAQTAVTVADRASGPVLTEDLATVQFTTASGALGTVCVSQVAAGRKNRLFLEVSAATGSLAFDQENPEQLWLGGRSGSQALVRDPKTLSPEALRYAPLPAGHPQGFHDCFNAFVDDTYAAIRGEHREGLPTFQDGARAAHLTDAALRSAHEGRWVPC; the protein is encoded by the coding sequence ATGCTCGACATACGACGACAGTCGGCGGAAGTCAGGACGGGAATCGTCGGAACTGGCTTCATCGGCCGCATACACGCCCGGGCGGTCCGACAGGCCGGCGCCCGGTTGGTGGGGGTCGCGGGGGCGGACAGGGACGACGCGATCAGGGGTGCCGAAGCGGTCGGGGCAGAGAAGGCCTTCGACTCGGCGGAGGAACTGATCGGATCCGGTCTCATCGACGTCCTGCACGTCTGCACCCCGAACCACCTGCACGCCCCCATCGCCCTCAAGGCGCTCGACGCCGGCCTCGCGGTGATCTGCGAGAAGCCGCTCGCCACCGACGCCGCGACGGCCGCACTCATGGCCGAGCGGGCCCATGACACGGGAGCGGTCGCCGCCGTCCCCTTCGTCTACCGCTTCCACCCGATGGTCCGCGAAGCCCGCGCCCGTCTCGCCGGCCTCGGCCGGATCAGCCTCGTCCAGGGCGGCTACCTGCAGGACTGGCTGCTCGAGTCGAGTGACGACAACTGGCGGATCGACCCCGCCAAGGGCGGCCCGGGCCGCACCATCGGTGACATCGGCTCCCACTGGTTTGACCTGGTGGAGTTCGTGACGGGCGACCGGATCACCCGGGTGTGCGCGCAGACCGCGGTCACCGTCGCCGACCGGGCGAGCGGACCCGTCCTCACCGAGGACCTCGCCACCGTCCAGTTCACCACCGCCTCCGGCGCCCTCGGCACGGTCTGCGTCAGCCAGGTCGCCGCCGGCCGCAAGAACCGGCTCTTCCTGGAGGTCTCGGCCGCGACCGGCAGCCTGGCCTTCGACCAGGAGAACCCGGAGCAGCTCTGGCTCGGCGGCCGCAGCGGCTCCCAGGCCCTGGTCCGCGACCCGAAGACCCTCTCGCCCGAGGCCCTGCGCTACGCGCCGCTGCCCGCGGGCCACCCGCAGGGCTTCCACGACTGCTTCAACGCCTTCGTCGACGACACCTACGCCGCGATCAGGGGCGAGCACCGCGAGGGCCTGCCGACCTTCCAGGACGGCGCGCGCGCCGCCCACCTCACCGACGCGGCCCTGAGGTCCGCGCACGAGGGCCGGTGGGTCCCGTGCTGA
- a CDS encoding ROK family transcriptional regulator: protein MTTEPAGAGAILAILRDGPARTRTELVQLTGLARSTVSQRLDALLDQQWIAPGGEAISSGGRPAVAFSFNAGARIVLAADLGATHARLAVTDLSTRVLAEYGQDLPITDGPERVLDWLVETFQRLLDESGHSLADVCGVGIGLPGPVEHSTGRPVNPPIMPGWDGFDVPGRLGPRLGAPVLVDNDVNIMAVGEHWAASPDVADMLFVKVGTGIGCGLITDHRLHRGAQGAAGDIGHIQVPAATDLLCRCGNTGCLEALAGGSALAAQLRAQGLDAHDSRAVVHLVRGGNAAAVKTVRQAGRNIGEVLASLVNFFNPSVIVIGGDISDAGEHLLAGVREAIYTRSLPLATQHLAIRTRELGDRAGVIGASVMVIEHVLSPAAVDLAVAGTGA from the coding sequence TTGACGACCGAACCGGCGGGCGCGGGGGCGATTCTGGCGATCCTGCGCGACGGCCCCGCCCGGACCCGGACCGAGCTCGTCCAGCTCACCGGCCTCGCCAGGTCGACCGTCTCCCAGCGCCTGGACGCCCTTCTCGACCAGCAGTGGATCGCCCCCGGCGGCGAGGCGATCTCCTCCGGCGGCCGGCCCGCCGTGGCCTTCTCCTTCAACGCCGGCGCCAGGATCGTCCTCGCCGCGGACCTCGGAGCCACCCACGCCCGCCTGGCCGTCACGGACCTGTCCACCCGGGTCCTCGCCGAGTACGGCCAGGACCTGCCGATCACCGACGGGCCCGAACGCGTCCTCGACTGGCTCGTCGAGACCTTCCAGCGCCTGCTGGACGAGTCCGGCCACAGCCTCGCGGACGTCTGCGGCGTCGGCATCGGCCTGCCCGGGCCGGTCGAGCACTCCACCGGACGCCCGGTCAACCCGCCGATCATGCCGGGCTGGGACGGCTTCGACGTCCCCGGCCGGCTCGGCCCCCGCCTGGGCGCCCCCGTCCTGGTCGACAACGACGTCAACATCATGGCCGTCGGCGAGCACTGGGCCGCCAGCCCCGACGTCGCCGACATGCTCTTCGTCAAGGTCGGCACCGGCATCGGCTGCGGCCTCATCACCGACCACCGCCTCCACCGCGGCGCCCAGGGCGCGGCCGGCGACATCGGACACATCCAGGTGCCCGCCGCCACCGACCTGCTCTGCCGCTGCGGCAACACCGGCTGCCTGGAGGCCCTCGCCGGCGGATCCGCCCTCGCCGCCCAGCTCCGCGCCCAGGGCCTGGACGCCCACGACAGCCGGGCCGTCGTCCACCTGGTACGCGGCGGCAACGCGGCGGCGGTCAAGACGGTCCGTCAGGCGGGCCGCAACATCGGCGAGGTGCTCGCCTCACTGGTGAACTTCTTCAACCCGTCCGTCATCGTCATCGGCGGGGACATCTCCGACGCCGGAGAACACCTCCTCGCCGGCGTCCGCGAGGCGATCTACACCCGGTCCCTCCCCCTGGCCACCCAGCACCTGGCCATCCGCACCCGCGAACTCGGCGACCGCGCCGGCGTCATCGGCGCCTCCGTCATGGTCATCGAACACGTGCTCAGCCCCGCCGCCGTCGACCTCGCCGTCGCGGGCACGGGCGCGTAG
- a CDS encoding NAD(P)-dependent alcohol dehydrogenase, which translates to MRVNAYAAPAAGQPLAPTTVERRDVGANDVLIAIEYAGICHSDIHTVRGEWGPQPFPVVPGHEIVGTVTEVGADVTGHRVGDRVGVGCLVNSCGRCAPCLGGDQQYCAEGPVFTYASTDHDGTTTQGGYSTHVVVDAGFVLSVPDGLDPAAAAPLLCAGITTYAPLRHWGAGPGKKVAVVGLGGLGHMAVKIAHALGAEVTVLSQSLKKQEDGRRLGADHYWATSDPATFSELAGRFDLIVNTVSADLDINAYLGLLTLDGVLANVGAAPGPMSVNGFLLGSARRVLTGSMIGGIALTQEMLDFCAENGIGADIEVIPADRINDAYERVLASDVRYRFVIDVATIV; encoded by the coding sequence ATGCGCGTCAACGCCTACGCCGCCCCCGCCGCCGGCCAGCCGCTGGCCCCCACCACCGTCGAGCGCCGCGACGTCGGAGCGAACGACGTCCTGATCGCCATCGAGTACGCGGGCATCTGCCACTCCGACATCCACACCGTCCGCGGCGAGTGGGGCCCCCAGCCCTTCCCCGTCGTCCCCGGCCACGAGATCGTCGGCACCGTCACCGAAGTCGGCGCCGACGTCACCGGCCACCGGGTCGGCGACCGCGTCGGCGTCGGCTGCCTGGTCAACTCCTGCGGCCGCTGTGCCCCCTGCCTCGGCGGCGACCAGCAGTACTGCGCCGAAGGGCCGGTCTTCACCTACGCCTCCACCGACCACGACGGCACCACCACCCAGGGCGGCTACTCCACCCACGTCGTCGTCGACGCCGGCTTCGTGCTGTCCGTCCCCGACGGCCTCGACCCGGCCGCGGCGGCCCCACTGCTGTGCGCGGGCATCACCACCTACGCGCCGCTGCGCCACTGGGGCGCGGGGCCCGGCAAGAAGGTCGCCGTCGTCGGCCTCGGCGGCCTCGGCCACATGGCCGTCAAGATCGCCCATGCGCTGGGCGCCGAGGTCACCGTCCTCTCCCAGTCGTTGAAGAAGCAGGAGGACGGCCGCCGCCTCGGGGCCGACCACTACTGGGCGACCTCCGACCCCGCCACCTTCAGCGAGCTCGCCGGGCGGTTCGACCTGATCGTCAACACCGTCAGCGCCGATCTCGACATCAACGCCTACCTCGGCCTGCTCACCCTCGACGGCGTCCTCGCCAACGTCGGCGCCGCCCCCGGCCCGATGAGCGTCAACGGCTTCCTGCTCGGCAGCGCCCGGCGCGTGCTGACCGGCTCGATGATCGGCGGCATCGCCCTGACCCAGGAGATGCTCGACTTCTGCGCCGAAAACGGGATCGGCGCCGACATCGAGGTGATCCCCGCCGACCGGATCAACGACGCGTACGAGCGCGTGCTGGCCTCCGACGTCCGCTACCGCTTCGTCATCGACGTCGCCACCATCGTCTGA
- a CDS encoding helix-turn-helix transcriptional regulator, whose product MDNREEVREFLTSRRAKINPEQAGLPAGPRRRVPGLRRSEVAALADMSVEYYAKLERGNVAGASPAVLEAVARALQMDDAERAHLLHLAQAADGSDALTRPRRRTGARQWIPHRSLQWTLDAITAGPAVVANGRSDVLAANPLARAFYADLFANPDNQGNLARFNFLDPASRPFYPDWELFADMAVAVLRREAGRDPHDKNLHDLIGELSTRSTEFRTRWGAHDVRRHGTGTKRFHHPAVGDLTLAYESLDLAAEPGLHMTVYTAEPGSPSEEGLRLLASLAATEAVGPAVRRPAG is encoded by the coding sequence ATGGACAACCGCGAGGAGGTCCGCGAGTTCCTGACCTCGCGGCGGGCGAAGATCAACCCGGAGCAGGCCGGCTTGCCCGCGGGGCCGAGGCGGCGCGTGCCCGGCCTGCGCCGGAGCGAGGTCGCCGCGCTGGCCGACATGAGCGTCGAGTACTACGCGAAACTCGAACGCGGCAACGTGGCCGGCGCCTCCCCGGCCGTCCTCGAAGCCGTCGCCCGCGCCCTGCAGATGGACGACGCCGAACGCGCCCACCTGTTGCACCTGGCCCAGGCCGCCGACGGCTCCGACGCCCTCACCCGCCCCCGGCGCCGCACCGGCGCGCGGCAGTGGATCCCGCACCGCAGTCTCCAGTGGACCCTCGACGCGATCACCGCCGGGCCCGCGGTCGTTGCGAACGGCCGCTCGGACGTCCTGGCCGCCAACCCGCTGGCCCGCGCGTTCTACGCCGACCTGTTCGCCAACCCCGACAACCAGGGCAACCTGGCCCGCTTCAACTTCCTCGACCCGGCCTCCCGCCCCTTCTACCCCGACTGGGAGCTCTTCGCCGACATGGCGGTCGCCGTCCTGCGCCGCGAAGCCGGCCGCGACCCCCACGACAAGAACCTGCACGACCTGATCGGCGAGCTGTCCACCCGCAGCACGGAGTTCCGCACCCGCTGGGGCGCCCACGACGTCCGTCGCCACGGAACCGGCACCAAACGCTTCCACCACCCCGCCGTCGGCGACCTCACCCTCGCCTACGAGTCGCTCGATCTCGCCGCCGAACCCGGGCTCCACATGACCGTCTACACCGCCGAGCCCGGCTCCCCTTCGGAAGAAGGCCTGCGCCTGCTCGCATCCCTCGCCGCGACCGAGGCGGTCGGCCCGGCCGTGCGGCGCCCCGCCGGTTGA
- a CDS encoding ATP-binding protein yields MGREREMRSLVEGLRDAPAVVLVEGEGGVGKSRLLREAAARLEGGGLVLLRGWCHPLREPLPFGPVVDALRDAHTLFGPETYFSPATAVLAPFIPELAPRLPVPGPEIDGQARRQQLMRAVHDLLRALGPVVLMVEDLHWADEATRDLLLLLARNPPPKLRMALTYRRGDLSGDRGVLGSPYRRPVGVGGAEIALSPLTEEHVRELAASAIGPAAAARLGHELYERSGGLPLAAEEDLLVLTKRAAKDGKGLTLEDTAVPRVLQEAVNSRVAGLDPAAVSVVQAAAVLAVPASEEQLTRMAGLTDEQGEQALTEDLSADVLVERGPGRYGFRHVLARRAVYERILGPRRRRLHLRAIEALSGQDSLALVQIAHHTRQLGDVTAWLPRAMEAADHAVNVGDEGVAAELLQQLLAEPALPPEDRARTAVVLSNLAFVSLDSVASTAILGRIVADPALPTPVRGEIRLNLARTLMNTSTDRVRQMEELERAITELDTRPGLAASAMAALSMGHRASVTLAQDRELMDRAADIVARSDDAVARATVLALRITLLALSGDPQAWDLTAQLPRESPDRDVRRQVARALHNLADAAFVFGLDDRIGAPLREAEELCANSGYKLFAHGCEVIRLRLDAGAGRWDGLDYRIEEMLPATSEGSGFQTEILMVRAMLNLARGQWARAREDLATFDVGDEDHTYWQLGQQALPVLARIDLLEDAPDRAWERLQGALAVRRHKGGWMWATELVPTAVQAALAVGLRPDAERLTAEAAAGIKGIDAPGAEAEVVWCKGLLAADTDPEVAASLLEQAQIRYAAIGRVYTAALLAEQAGRQQLTLNTGQGASVVQSALDTFTRLGATADADRCRQALRASGRLRPSSRGRRTYGAGLSPRERQVAELLATGAANQDIARTLALSPRTVEHHVANTLKKLGVTRAQVAEVLRAGGTGP; encoded by the coding sequence GTGGGGCGCGAGCGAGAGATGCGCTCACTGGTGGAGGGCCTGCGGGACGCCCCGGCGGTGGTCCTGGTCGAGGGCGAGGGCGGGGTGGGCAAGTCCCGGCTGCTGCGGGAGGCCGCCGCGCGCCTGGAGGGCGGGGGACTGGTCCTGCTGCGGGGCTGGTGCCATCCGCTGCGCGAACCGTTGCCGTTCGGGCCGGTCGTCGACGCGCTGCGCGACGCTCACACCCTCTTCGGCCCCGAGACGTACTTCAGCCCCGCGACGGCCGTCCTCGCGCCGTTCATCCCGGAACTCGCCCCCCGACTGCCGGTGCCCGGCCCGGAGATCGACGGCCAGGCACGGCGGCAGCAGCTGATGCGGGCGGTGCACGACCTGCTGCGCGCGCTGGGTCCGGTCGTGCTGATGGTGGAGGACCTCCACTGGGCGGACGAGGCGACCAGGGACCTGCTCCTGCTGCTGGCCAGGAACCCGCCGCCGAAGCTGCGGATGGCCCTGACCTACCGCCGGGGCGACCTGTCCGGCGACCGCGGCGTGCTCGGCTCGCCGTACCGGCGGCCGGTGGGGGTCGGAGGCGCCGAGATCGCCCTGAGCCCGCTGACCGAGGAGCACGTGCGCGAACTCGCCGCCTCGGCGATCGGCCCGGCCGCGGCCGCCCGGCTCGGCCACGAGCTCTACGAGCGCAGCGGCGGGCTTCCGCTCGCCGCAGAGGAAGACCTCCTGGTGCTCACGAAGCGGGCGGCCAAAGACGGCAAGGGCCTCACGCTGGAGGACACGGCAGTGCCGCGCGTGCTGCAGGAGGCGGTCAACAGCCGGGTGGCGGGGCTCGACCCGGCGGCGGTCTCGGTGGTCCAGGCGGCCGCGGTGCTGGCCGTGCCGGCGAGCGAGGAGCAGCTCACGCGGATGGCCGGGCTGACGGACGAGCAGGGCGAACAGGCCCTGACGGAGGATCTGTCGGCCGACGTGCTGGTCGAACGCGGCCCGGGCCGGTACGGGTTCCGCCACGTGCTGGCCCGGCGGGCCGTGTACGAGCGGATCCTCGGCCCGCGCCGGCGCCGGCTGCACCTGCGCGCCATCGAGGCACTGTCCGGGCAGGACAGCCTCGCGCTGGTCCAGATCGCCCACCACACCCGGCAGCTCGGCGACGTCACGGCCTGGCTGCCCAGGGCCATGGAGGCCGCGGACCACGCGGTCAACGTCGGGGACGAGGGCGTCGCCGCGGAACTCCTCCAGCAGCTCCTCGCCGAGCCGGCCCTGCCCCCGGAGGACCGCGCCCGGACCGCCGTCGTCCTCAGCAATCTGGCCTTCGTCAGCCTCGACTCGGTGGCGAGCACCGCGATCCTCGGCCGGATCGTCGCCGACCCCGCCTTGCCGACCCCCGTCCGCGGCGAGATCCGCCTCAACCTCGCCCGCACCCTGATGAACACCAGCACCGACCGGGTCCGGCAGATGGAGGAGCTGGAACGCGCGATCACCGAGCTGGACACCCGCCCCGGCCTGGCCGCCAGCGCCATGGCCGCCCTGAGCATGGGCCACCGCGCCAGCGTCACCCTCGCCCAGGACCGCGAGCTGATGGACCGGGCCGCGGACATCGTCGCCCGTAGCGACGACGCGGTGGCTCGCGCGACCGTTCTGGCGCTGAGGATCACCCTGCTCGCGCTCTCCGGCGACCCGCAGGCCTGGGACCTGACGGCGCAACTTCCCCGCGAGAGCCCCGACCGCGACGTGCGGCGCCAGGTGGCGCGGGCCCTGCACAACCTCGCCGACGCCGCCTTCGTGTTCGGCTTGGACGACCGGATCGGCGCCCCGCTGCGCGAAGCCGAGGAGCTGTGCGCCAACTCCGGGTACAAGCTGTTCGCCCACGGCTGCGAGGTCATCCGGCTACGGCTGGACGCCGGAGCCGGGCGCTGGGACGGCCTGGACTACCGGATCGAGGAGATGCTCCCCGCGACGTCCGAAGGCAGCGGCTTCCAGACCGAGATCCTGATGGTGCGCGCCATGCTGAACCTCGCGCGCGGTCAGTGGGCCCGGGCCCGTGAGGACCTCGCGACCTTCGACGTCGGAGACGAGGACCACACCTACTGGCAGCTCGGGCAGCAGGCGCTGCCCGTCCTCGCCCGCATCGACCTGCTGGAGGACGCACCCGACCGCGCCTGGGAACGGCTGCAGGGAGCCCTCGCGGTTCGGCGCCACAAGGGCGGCTGGATGTGGGCGACCGAACTGGTCCCGACCGCCGTGCAGGCCGCGCTGGCCGTCGGCCTGCGCCCGGACGCCGAGCGGCTGACCGCCGAGGCTGCCGCCGGAATCAAGGGCATCGACGCGCCCGGAGCCGAGGCCGAGGTGGTCTGGTGCAAGGGCCTGCTCGCCGCCGACACCGATCCCGAGGTCGCCGCCTCCCTGCTGGAACAGGCCCAGATCCGCTACGCGGCCATCGGCCGGGTGTACACCGCCGCCCTCCTGGCGGAACAGGCGGGCCGCCAGCAACTCACCCTGAACACCGGTCAGGGCGCCAGTGTCGTGCAGTCCGCCCTCGACACCTTCACCCGGCTCGGCGCCACCGCCGACGCCGACCGCTGCCGCCAGGCCCTGCGCGCCAGCGGCAGGCTGCGGCCGTCCTCGCGCGGCCGCCGCACCTACGGCGCCGGCCTCTCGCCCCGCGAGCGGCAGGTCGCCGAGCTGCTGGCCACCGGCGCGGCCAACCAGGACATCGCCCGGACCCTGGCACTCTCGCCCCGGACCGTCGAGCACCACGTCGCCAACACGCTCAAGAAGCTCGGCGTCACCCGCGCCCAGGTCGCCGAGGTGCTCCGGGCCGGCGGCACCGGCCCCTGA
- a CDS encoding ABC transporter ATP-binding protein, translating to MPRQQPLLSATGLRKSYGRTVVLDGGEIAVAPGEIVAVMGESAFGTSTLLHCLSGIVRPDEGEIRFDGRSVTAMGDSDLRHLRRTSFGFVSGLAHLVPTLTCRENTALPLRLLGRPTEEAEREAMPWLERMGVADLAGLRPEELSDGECRRVAIARTLALSPRVIFADEPTGALDRRGSDLVMELFTAATVDCGIAVVLATLRPRVADFADREIEVRGEPADLSAADAAGRVG from the coding sequence ATGCCCCGTCAGCAACCGCTGCTGTCCGCAACAGGCCTTCGCAAGTCCTACGGCCGTACCGTCGTCCTCGACGGCGGGGAGATCGCCGTCGCGCCGGGCGAGATCGTCGCCGTCATGGGCGAATCCGCGTTCGGCACCTCCACACTGCTCCACTGCCTGTCGGGCATCGTCCGCCCGGACGAGGGCGAGATCCGGTTCGACGGCCGATCCGTGACGGCGATGGGCGACAGCGACCTCCGACACCTGCGCCGGACCTCCTTCGGCTTCGTCTCCGGGCTCGCGCACCTGGTGCCGACCCTGACCTGCCGCGAGAACACGGCCCTGCCGCTGCGGCTGCTCGGTCGGCCGACCGAGGAGGCCGAGCGCGAGGCGATGCCCTGGCTGGAACGCATGGGCGTGGCCGACCTCGCCGGCCTGCGGCCCGAGGAACTGTCCGACGGCGAGTGCCGGCGGGTGGCGATCGCCCGGACGCTGGCCCTCTCGCCCCGCGTGATCTTCGCCGACGAGCCGACGGGAGCACTCGACCGCCGCGGCAGCGACCTCGTGATGGAGCTCTTCACGGCGGCGACGGTGGATTGTGGCATCGCCGTGGTGCTGGCGACGCTACGGCCGCGGGTGGCGGACTTCGCCGACCGCGAGATCGAGGTCCGCGGCGAGCCGGCGGACCTGTCTGCTGCGGACGCGGCAGGTCGCGTCGGGTGA
- a CDS encoding sugar ABC transporter ATP-binding protein produces the protein MTATTGRLPEAAPLLRIEGLTKSFPGVRALDGVDLTVRRGEVHCLLGQNGAGKSTLIKVLAGVHRPDGGTVHWNGRPVDFHGPQDAMDAGIATMYQELDLVADMSVAENIFLGHEPRTAGFVRHGRMRAEAKRILARLGHPEIPVTRPVGRLPAASRQIVSMARALSRRAKLLIMDEPSAVLSHEEVANLFRTIRELTADGVAVIYISHRLEEIREICDRVTVLKDGRTTAADLRADAPTAELVSRMTGRSIEYVFPPRPARVAGLDNLLTVEHLTRRGEFADVSLTVKPGEIVGIAGLVGSGRSELLETIAGARRPEAGRIRVAGRPLRPGSVPAAVRAGIGLAPEERKSQALLLGESVQSNIGLASLPRHARAGFLRRSAEQAAATAVADRLELRPRDVTRRVGTLSGGNQQKAVVGRWLLGGTRLLLLDEPTRGVDVGARAELYQVVRDLAASGVGVLMVSSEVPEVLGLADRVLVMREGRIVREADARQLDEHKVLDLVMAGPQPEGTTP, from the coding sequence ATGACCGCGACCACCGGCCGCCTGCCCGAAGCCGCGCCGCTGCTGCGGATCGAGGGGCTGACCAAGTCCTTCCCGGGCGTACGCGCCCTGGACGGCGTGGACCTGACGGTCCGCAGGGGAGAGGTGCACTGCCTGCTCGGCCAGAACGGCGCCGGCAAGTCCACGCTGATCAAGGTCCTGGCCGGTGTGCACCGGCCGGACGGCGGCACCGTCCACTGGAACGGCCGACCGGTCGACTTCCACGGCCCGCAGGACGCCATGGACGCCGGCATCGCCACCATGTACCAGGAACTCGACCTGGTCGCCGACATGTCGGTGGCGGAGAACATCTTCCTCGGCCACGAACCGCGCACCGCGGGCTTCGTCCGGCACGGCCGGATGCGCGCCGAGGCCAAGCGGATCCTCGCCCGCCTCGGCCATCCGGAGATCCCGGTCACCCGGCCCGTGGGCCGCCTGCCCGCGGCGTCCCGTCAGATCGTCAGCATGGCCCGGGCGCTGTCCCGCCGGGCCAAGCTGCTGATCATGGACGAGCCCAGCGCGGTCCTGTCCCACGAGGAGGTCGCCAACCTCTTCCGCACCATCCGGGAGCTGACCGCCGACGGCGTGGCCGTCATCTACATCTCCCACCGCCTGGAGGAGATCCGGGAGATCTGTGACCGCGTCACCGTCCTCAAGGACGGCCGCACCACCGCCGCGGACCTGCGCGCCGACGCGCCGACCGCCGAACTCGTCAGCCGGATGACCGGCCGCTCCATCGAGTACGTCTTCCCGCCGCGCCCCGCGCGCGTCGCGGGCCTGGACAACCTCCTGACCGTCGAACACCTCACCCGGCGCGGCGAGTTCGCCGACGTCTCGCTGACCGTGAAGCCCGGCGAGATCGTCGGCATCGCCGGCCTGGTCGGCTCGGGCCGCTCGGAACTGCTGGAGACCATCGCCGGCGCCCGGCGCCCCGAGGCGGGGCGCATCAGGGTCGCGGGCCGTCCGCTGCGGCCCGGCAGCGTACCGGCGGCCGTCCGCGCCGGGATCGGACTCGCCCCGGAGGAGCGCAAGAGCCAGGCGCTGCTGCTGGGGGAGTCCGTGCAGAGCAACATCGGCCTGGCGAGCCTGCCCCGCCACGCGCGGGCCGGATTCCTGCGGCGCTCCGCCGAACAGGCGGCCGCGACGGCCGTCGCCGACCGGCTGGAACTGCGTCCCCGGGACGTCACCCGCAGGGTCGGCACGCTGTCCGGCGGCAACCAGCAGAAGGCCGTCGTCGGCCGCTGGCTGCTCGGCGGCACCCGCCTGCTCCTGCTGGACGAACCCACCCGGGGCGTCGACGTCGGCGCCCGGGCCGAGCTCTACCAGGTCGTCAGGGACCTCGCCGCCTCCGGCGTCGGCGTCCTGATGGTCTCCAGCGAAGTACCGGAGGTGCTCGGCCTCGCCGACCGCGTCCTGGTCATGCGCGAAGGCCGGATCGTCCGCGAGGCCGACGCGAGACAGCTCGACGAACACAAGGTGCTCGACCTGGTCATGGCCGGGCCCCAGCCGGAAGGAACGACACCGTGA
- a CDS encoding ATP-binding protein has translation MTTTIAPEPLAEPWARPVSAVSWSACAMAPSAACVPSMRHFVRSCVRRLRLAEEVCDTACLVVSELVTNAVLHSGSHSVTVMVHFGGSELVVAVRDDGHWLERTRPRANRADHSATCGRGLDLVRAVSDDCAVDAGPDGTLISALVRIDGSTTAEEAA, from the coding sequence ATGACCACCACCATCGCCCCCGAGCCGCTCGCCGAGCCCTGGGCCCGTCCGGTCTCCGCGGTCTCGTGGTCGGCCTGCGCCATGGCCCCCAGCGCTGCGTGCGTGCCCTCGATGCGGCACTTCGTCCGGTCCTGCGTGCGCCGACTCCGGCTCGCGGAGGAGGTCTGCGACACCGCGTGCCTGGTCGTCAGCGAACTGGTGACCAACGCCGTCCTGCACAGCGGAAGCCACTCGGTGACGGTCATGGTCCACTTCGGGGGATCCGAACTGGTGGTCGCGGTGCGCGACGACGGGCACTGGCTCGAACGCACCCGCCCTCGGGCCAATCGCGCCGACCACAGTGCAACCTGCGGACGGGGGTTGGACCTGGTACGGGCCGTCAGCGACGACTGTGCGGTCGACGCCGGCCCCGACGGCACCCTGATCAGCGCTCTGGTGCGCATCGACGGCTCGACCACCGCCGAGGAGGCGGCCTGA
- a CDS encoding zinc-dependent alcohol dehydrogenase family protein, giving the protein MRGAVIHAPGDVRFETLDDPKILKPTDAIIRTAVTCVCGSDLWPWRGLDAVDEPRPMGHEYVGFVEEVGRDVTGLRPGQFVVGSFATSDNSCPHCVNGFQSNCLHREFMSTCQAEYVRIPNAAGTLVTSDGVPDERFWPGLLANSDVMGTGWYAADAAEVRPGSTAVVVGDGAVGLCAVIAAKEMGAERIIAMSRHANRQKLALDFGATDIVTERGEEGVARIKELTGGIGADSVLECVGTAESMRQALHSTRPGGNVGFVGVPHDVAIDGQELFFSHVGLRGGPAPVRRYLPDLVERVLTGRIDPGKVFDLTLPLEQVADGYRAMNERRAVKALLKP; this is encoded by the coding sequence ATGCGCGGAGCAGTGATCCACGCCCCCGGCGACGTGCGCTTCGAAACCCTGGACGACCCGAAGATCCTCAAGCCCACGGATGCAATCATCCGCACGGCCGTCACCTGCGTCTGCGGCTCCGACCTGTGGCCGTGGCGCGGCCTGGACGCGGTCGACGAGCCCCGTCCGATGGGGCACGAGTACGTCGGCTTCGTCGAGGAGGTCGGTCGTGATGTCACCGGCCTGCGGCCCGGCCAGTTCGTCGTCGGCTCGTTCGCGACCTCCGACAACAGCTGCCCGCACTGCGTGAACGGATTCCAGTCGAACTGCCTGCACCGCGAGTTCATGTCCACCTGCCAGGCCGAGTACGTCCGCATCCCGAACGCCGCCGGCACCCTGGTCACGTCCGACGGCGTGCCGGACGAACGCTTCTGGCCCGGGCTGCTGGCGAACTCGGACGTGATGGGCACCGGCTGGTACGCCGCCGACGCCGCCGAGGTCCGGCCCGGTTCCACCGCCGTGGTCGTCGGTGACGGCGCGGTCGGTCTGTGCGCGGTGATCGCCGCGAAGGAGATGGGCGCCGAGCGGATCATCGCCATGTCGCGCCACGCGAACCGGCAGAAGCTCGCCCTCGACTTCGGCGCCACCGACATCGTCACCGAACGCGGCGAGGAGGGAGTGGCCCGGATCAAGGAGCTGACCGGCGGCATCGGCGCCGACAGCGTGCTGGAGTGCGTCGGCACCGCCGAGTCCATGCGGCAGGCCCTGCACAGCACCCGGCCCGGCGGCAACGTGGGCTTCGTCGGCGTCCCCCACGACGTCGCGATCGACGGCCAGGAGCTGTTCTTCTCCCACGTCGGCCTGCGCGGCGGCCCCGCCCCTGTCCGCCGCTACCTGCCCGACCTCGTCGAACGCGTCCTGACCGGCCGCATCGACCCCGGCAAGGTCTTCGACCTCACCCTGCCCCTGGAGCAGGTCGCCGACGGCTACCGTGCCATGAACGAGCGCCGCGCCGTCAAGGCCCTCCTCAAGCCCTGA